The nucleotide window GAGGACGGCCAGCTGCGGTCCGAACACCGATTCGACCCAGGCCCGATGCGCTTGCCGGCCGTAGCGGACAGCATCCGCGACGCCGTCGGAGCGTTCGGCCTGCGCTCGCATCCGCATCGCCCCCAACCCGGTCTGCTCGTAGTCGCCGATCACGGTGGTGATGATCGACGCTGGATCACCAGGGCGCGCCCGCGAGCGATAGTCGGTGACCCGAGGGCCGACGAGCTCGACGATCCCGCGCAGGTAGACGCCTTCCTTGGATCCGAAGTGATTGATCACCGTCGGCTGCGAGACGCCGGCCGCACCGGCGATGTCGGCCAGGCTCACCTCGTCGTACCAGCGTTTGTCGAAGAGTTGTTCGGCTGCCCGCAGGATCGCCTGACGTGTCTGCTGAACGGCCTGCGCCCGCGCTCCGAGTCGATAGCCACGGCGCGGCCGAGGTTCATTTTCGCTTCTCCTTGACACAAGTCAATTGTAGCGCGCATAATCGAAACCGTCATCGTCGCCACACACGAATCGGGGAAAATCTGATGGCGCGCATCCTCGCTTACACACCACCCGCAACCGGCCACGCGTTTCCGCTGGTGTCAGGCTTGCTCACACTGCAACGCTACGGCCACACGGTCCATGTGCGGACGTCGCCACGGATCGTCGACGTGCTCCGCCGGGCCGGCCTGGAGACATCAGCCCTCGGCCCTGACGTCCTGGGGTCCGAATCCGACAACGGCGCGGCCGCCGGCAAGCCCGGCCAATTGGCCACCGGCCTGCAGGAGGTGCTTCGTCGCGGATCGGCCGAGATGGCTGATCTTGATGCTGCGGTGGGCGCAGTCCGGCCGGACGTGCTGCTCGTGGACGGCATGGCGTACGGGGCACTGACCCGTGCCGAAGCCGGCGGCCTGCCCTGGGCACTCACATTGCCGTCACTGCTGCCAATGCGCGAGCCCGGCATCCCTCCGTACAGCCTGGGGATGCGGCCGGCGCGCACACCGATCGGACGCGCCCGGGATGCCGTGCTTTGGCCGATCGTCGAACGCGCCTTCGGCAGGGCGCTGCTGCCCGGAATCAACGGCCTGCGCCGGGAGGTCGGCCTCCCGGCGTTCACCTCACCGCTGGACGTCTACAACACCCCCAACCTCGTGATCGCGATGACCGGGGAGCCGATCGAGTACCGGCGTCACCGGCTTCCGGGCAATGTCCGGATGGTCGGCTTCCAACCGTGGGATCCGCCCGCACCGGGCCCGGACTACCTGCGCCAGGCGGGTGATCCGTGGATCCTGGTGACCTGCTCCACCGACTACCAGGGCGACGAATCACTGGCCCAGGTCGTCGCCGCAGCGCTGGCCGGCCGACCGTACCGAGTGTTGATCACGTTGGCCGACAGCTACGGCAGGGTCGACCTCCCGACCGCACCCAACATCTTCGTCGAGCGGTTCGCCCCACACGCCGCCGCGCTCCAGCACGCAGCCCTGGTGATCACCCACTCCGGCATGGGCATTGTCGGCAAGGCCACTCGAGCCGGAGTTCCGGTGGTCGCGGTGCCGTTCGGGCGCGACCAGCCGGAGATCGCACGTCGCGTGGTCGAAGCCGGCACCGGCGTCCGACTACCGGCCGCACGGCTGACCACCGAGCGGGTTCGCACCGCGGTCCGAAGCGCCGTCGCCCTGCAGCCACGAGCCGCGCAGGTGGCCGCCCGACTCGCGCTGACCGATCCGGCCACCGACTTCGCCGATGCGGTCAGTGAACTGATCACCTCTGCACGGCCGACGTTGATCGGCCCGGCGGGCAGATCTGACTGACCATTGCCGCGTCGACGCGGTGAGCCGGCTGTGGACTCGGCGGTCAGCGCGGCAGTTCGGCCGGCAGCCGCGGCGTGTACGGCGCCTCCAGCCGGGCGATCTCGGTCTCGGTCAGGTCAAGCTCGACCGAGGCCAGCGCGTCGGCCAGGTGCTCTGGCTTGCTCATGCCGACGATCGGCGCGGTGACCACCGGGTTCGCACTCACCCAGGCCAGCGCCACCTGGGCCGGTGCGACACCGCGTAC belongs to Microlunatus elymi and includes:
- a CDS encoding glycosyltransferase, whose product is MARILAYTPPATGHAFPLVSGLLTLQRYGHTVHVRTSPRIVDVLRRAGLETSALGPDVLGSESDNGAAAGKPGQLATGLQEVLRRGSAEMADLDAAVGAVRPDVLLVDGMAYGALTRAEAGGLPWALTLPSLLPMREPGIPPYSLGMRPARTPIGRARDAVLWPIVERAFGRALLPGINGLRREVGLPAFTSPLDVYNTPNLVIAMTGEPIEYRRHRLPGNVRMVGFQPWDPPAPGPDYLRQAGDPWILVTCSTDYQGDESLAQVVAAALAGRPYRVLITLADSYGRVDLPTAPNIFVERFAPHAAALQHAALVITHSGMGIVGKATRAGVPVVAVPFGRDQPEIARRVVEAGTGVRLPAARLTTERVRTAVRSAVALQPRAAQVAARLALTDPATDFADAVSELITSARPTLIGPAGRSD
- a CDS encoding TetR/AcrR family transcriptional regulator, whose protein sequence is MSRRSENEPRPRRGYRLGARAQAVQQTRQAILRAAEQLFDKRWYDEVSLADIAGAAGVSQPTVINHFGSKEGVYLRGIVELVGPRVTDYRSRARPGDPASIITTVIGDYEQTGLGAMRMRAQAERSDGVADAVRYGRQAHRAWVESVFGPQLAVLAPGRRKVVAGLLATVLDVATWHQLRHLDGRSVTQAKSDLRQLVDGVLGATR